A section of the Buchnera aphidicola (Mindarus japonicus) genome encodes:
- the cmk gene encoding (d)CMP kinase: protein MNILAPVITIDGPSGAGKSVICKAIANKLNWFFLESGIIYRALALIVIENNISILDLDLISISKNLKFEILKKENNFLFFSNGKNISKKIIFQKVSDIASQLAMLPHVRNALLKKQRMFQKFPGLVANGRDMGTVVFPEAEIKFFLKADLISRVNRRMLELKKKGLFINANRLFFEMKKRDNRDYTRTISPLMPAKNAIIIDSTNMNVKEVFTLCMHYINEKYKKEIKKSI from the coding sequence ATGAATATACTTGCTCCTGTAATTACTATAGATGGACCCAGCGGGGCCGGAAAAAGTGTTATATGTAAAGCTATAGCAAATAAATTAAATTGGTTTTTTCTTGAATCAGGAATTATTTATAGAGCTTTAGCATTAATAGTTATAGAAAATAATATTTCTATTTTAGATTTAGATTTAATCTCAATTTCAAAAAATTTAAAATTTGAGATTTTAAAAAAAGAAAATAATTTTTTATTTTTTTCTAATGGAAAAAATATATCTAAAAAAATTATTTTTCAAAAAGTTAGTGATATAGCTTCACAATTAGCTATGCTTCCTCATGTTCGAAATGCTTTATTAAAAAAACAACGAATGTTTCAAAAATTCCCAGGATTAGTAGCTAATGGTAGAGATATGGGTACAGTAGTATTTCCAGAAGCTGAAATAAAATTTTTTTTAAAAGCTGATTTAATTAGTCGTGTTAATAGAAGAATGCTGGAATTAAAGAAAAAAGGTTTATTTATTAATGCGAATCGATTATTTTTTGAAATGAAAAAAAGAGATAACCGAGATTATACTCGAACTATTTCTCCTTTAATGCCAGCAAAAAATGCTATAATCATTGATTCAACAAATATGAATGTTAAAGAAGTATTTACATTATGCATGCATTATATAAATGAAAAATATAAAAAAGAAATAAAAAAAAGTATTTAA
- the aroA gene encoding 3-phosphoshikimate 1-carboxyvinyltransferase, giving the protein MNKKIKLEAIKKINGNIYLPGSKSISNRVLLLSAISNGKTEIKNLLDSDDTRYMLEALQTLGIQYKLFNKKKSCIIYGNIKAFKVLKKTTFFLGNAGTVVRPLTALFSLKKNNVELTGDPRMLERPIKHLVDALKQGGADIVYLKEKGFLPIFIKGGYVGGDIYLKGNISSQFLTALLIVSPLSKNNTNIFILGELVSKPYIKLTIELMKKFGVLVKNNRYRSFFIQGNQNYKTPGEFNIEGDASSASYFLAAAAIKGGTVKVHGIGKKSLQGDVRFADVLEKMGAKITWGSNFISCTKNQLNAVQLDMNHIPDAAMTIAIVALFSKGITKIKNVYNWRLKESDRLLAMATELKKIGAFVKEGKDYILIKPPEKFLHAEISTYNDHRIAMCFSLIALSNISVTILNPQCVNKTFPTYFNELQKISTYN; this is encoded by the coding sequence ATGAATAAAAAAATAAAATTAGAAGCTATAAAAAAAATAAATGGAAATATTTATTTACCAGGTTCAAAAAGTATTTCTAATAGAGTATTACTTTTATCTGCTATATCAAATGGAAAAACTGAAATAAAAAATTTGTTAGATAGCGATGATACTAGATATATGTTAGAAGCATTACAAACTTTAGGAATTCAATATAAATTATTTAATAAAAAAAAATCTTGTATAATTTATGGGAACATTAAAGCTTTTAAAGTTCTTAAAAAAACAACTTTTTTTTTAGGAAATGCAGGAACAGTAGTTAGACCTCTAACGGCTCTTTTTTCTCTTAAAAAAAATAATGTAGAATTAACAGGCGATCCCAGAATGCTTGAAAGACCAATTAAACATTTAGTTGATGCTCTTAAACAAGGTGGTGCTGATATTGTATATCTTAAAGAAAAAGGATTTCTTCCTATTTTTATTAAAGGAGGATATGTTGGAGGAGATATTTATCTTAAAGGAAACATTTCCAGTCAATTTTTAACAGCTTTATTAATAGTTTCTCCTTTATCAAAAAATAACACAAACATTTTTATATTAGGTGAATTGGTATCTAAACCATATATAAAATTAACAATTGAATTAATGAAGAAATTTGGAGTTTTAGTTAAAAATAATAGATATCGTTCTTTTTTTATTCAAGGAAATCAAAACTATAAGACTCCTGGAGAATTTAATATAGAAGGAGATGCTTCATCAGCTTCTTATTTTTTAGCCGCAGCTGCTATTAAAGGAGGAACGGTTAAAGTGCATGGAATTGGAAAAAAAAGTTTACAAGGAGATGTGCGATTTGCCGATGTTTTAGAAAAAATGGGTGCTAAAATTACTTGGGGCTCTAATTTTATTTCTTGTACTAAAAATCAACTAAATGCAGTTCAATTAGATATGAATCATATTCCAGATGCAGCTATGACTATAGCAATAGTTGCATTATTTTCTAAAGGAATAACTAAAATTAAAAATGTATATAATTGGAGATTAAAAGAAAGTGATCGTTTATTAGCTATGGCTACAGAGTTAAAAAAAATAGGAGCTTTTGTTAAAGAAGGAAAAGATTACATTTTAATTAAACCTCCTGAAAAATTTTTACATGCAGAAATTAGCACTTATAATGATCATCGTATAGCAATGTGTTTTTCTTTAATAGCATTATCTAATATTTCAGTAACTATTTTAAATCCCCAATGTGTAAATAAAACATTTCCAACATATTTTAATGAACTTCAAAAAATTAGTACTTATAATTAG
- the serC gene encoding 3-phosphoserine/phosphohydroxythreonine transaminase yields the protein MNTTYNFSAGPSMIPKDILTQYKKEFYNWRNLGASVIEISHRSVEFMKVVEECEKNLRFLMNIPSDYHVLFFSGGARGQFSAIPMNLTKKNQLTDYVCSGYWSNAAFEEAKKYCLPQRINVIKHNNNRINILPFSEWKLNKQSSYVHYCPNETLEGIEIKEEPNFLNKIIIGDFSSTILSRRIDVSKYGLIYASAQKNISSSGVTLVIIRKDLITSKKKLVPSILDYNIAIKHQSMFNTPVTFSWYLAGLVVKWLIKQGGLEEIEKKNEIKANLLYEKIDTTDFYINNISKKYRSYMNVPFYLKNEKLNKAFIKEALSFGLYALKGHKIVGGIRASIYNAMPIEGVKKLINFMNYFEKKYK from the coding sequence ATGAATACGACTTATAATTTTAGTGCTGGTCCTTCTATGATACCTAAAGATATTTTAACTCAGTATAAAAAAGAATTTTATAATTGGAGAAATTTAGGAGCTTCAGTTATAGAGATTAGTCACAGAAGTGTTGAATTTATGAAAGTAGTAGAAGAATGTGAAAAAAATTTACGATTTTTAATGAACATTCCAAGTGATTATCACGTTTTATTTTTTTCAGGTGGGGCAAGGGGGCAATTTTCAGCTATTCCGATGAATTTAACAAAAAAAAATCAACTTACTGATTATGTTTGTAGTGGTTATTGGTCTAATGCCGCTTTTGAAGAAGCTAAAAAATATTGTTTACCTCAAAGAATTAATGTTATTAAACATAACAATAATCGAATAAACATTCTTCCATTTTCAGAATGGAAGCTTAATAAACAATCTTCTTATGTTCATTATTGTCCTAATGAAACTCTAGAAGGAATAGAAATAAAAGAAGAACCTAATTTTTTAAACAAAATAATAATAGGAGATTTTTCTTCAACTATTTTATCTAGACGTATTGATGTTAGTAAATATGGGTTAATTTATGCTAGCGCTCAAAAAAATATATCTTCTTCTGGAGTAACACTAGTTATTATCAGAAAAGACTTAATTACAAGTAAAAAAAAGTTAGTTCCTTCTATTCTAGATTATAATATAGCAATAAAACATCAATCTATGTTTAATACACCGGTTACATTTTCTTGGTATTTAGCAGGTTTAGTTGTGAAATGGTTAATAAAGCAAGGTGGTTTAGAAGAAATAGAAAAGAAAAATGAAATAAAAGCCAATTTACTTTATGAAAAAATAGATACTACAGATTTTTATATTAATAATATCAGTAAAAAGTATAGATCGTATATGAATGTTCCATTTTATCTGAAAAATGAAAAATTAAATAAAGCTTTTATAAAAGAAGCACTATCTTTTGGTTTGTATGCTTTAAAAGGACATAAAATAGTAGGTGGAATAAGAGCTTCAATTTATAATGCAATGCCTATAGAGGGAGTAAAAAAATTGATAAATTTTATGAATTATTTTGAAAAAAAATATAAATAA
- the serS gene encoding serine--tRNA ligase, protein MIDKNLLRNQLDIVNKKLLMRGFTLNIEKIQEMERSRKIFQVKTENLQAIRNNLSKKIGILKRIKKNTLEIENEVSIINKKIYKYRNKLKIFELDLFKIYSEIPNIPSEDTIFTCIENKNQEIMKWGNIKKFNFKIKDHIELGKNLKGLDWKSSAKISGSKFVVMKGKIALLHRALSQFMIDTHTIEHGYLETYVPYLVNSESLYGTGQLPKFSSDLFHIQSSEKINEKIQYTLIPTAEVPLTNLIRDKIFNKEDLPIKLTALTPCFRLEPSSYGKESKGLIRMHQFEKVEIVQIVNPKYSMEALEELTLHAEKILQLLNLPYRKVQLCPKELGFSSSKTYDLEVWFPFQKKYREISSCSNMIDFQARRMKSKYKSSSKKTKKKFLHTINGSALALSRTLGAIIENYQLENGAIEVPLVLQNKYMNGLKIIS, encoded by the coding sequence ATGATAGACAAGAATTTATTACGAAATCAATTAGATATTGTTAATAAAAAATTATTAATGCGAGGATTTACCTTAAATATTGAAAAAATTCAAGAAATGGAGAGAAGTCGAAAAATTTTCCAAGTAAAAACGGAAAATTTACAAGCTATTCGAAATAATTTATCTAAAAAAATAGGAATTTTAAAAAGAATCAAAAAAAATACTTTAGAAATTGAGAACGAAGTTTCAATTATCAATAAAAAAATATATAAATATCGAAATAAATTAAAAATTTTTGAATTAGATTTATTTAAAATTTATAGTGAAATCCCCAATATACCATCAGAAGATACAATTTTTACTTGTATAGAAAATAAAAATCAAGAAATAATGAAGTGGGGAAATATTAAAAAATTTAATTTTAAAATTAAAGATCATATTGAATTAGGAAAAAATTTAAAAGGATTAGATTGGAAATCTTCAGCAAAGATATCTGGATCAAAATTTGTTGTTATGAAAGGGAAAATAGCCTTATTACATCGTGCTTTAAGCCAATTTATGATAGATACTCATACTATTGAACATGGATATCTAGAAACTTATGTGCCTTATTTAGTTAATTCAGAAAGTTTGTATGGAACAGGACAACTACCTAAATTTAGTTCGGATTTGTTTCATATTCAATCTTCTGAAAAAATAAATGAAAAAATTCAATATACATTAATTCCAACAGCAGAAGTTCCTTTAACTAATTTAATTCGGGATAAAATTTTTAACAAAGAAGATCTACCAATTAAACTAACTGCTCTCACACCTTGTTTTAGATTAGAACCTTCTTCTTATGGAAAAGAATCTAAAGGTTTAATTAGAATGCATCAATTTGAGAAAGTAGAAATAGTACAAATTGTAAATCCTAAATATTCTATGGAAGCATTAGAAGAATTAACCTTACATGCCGAAAAAATATTACAATTATTGAATTTACCTTATAGAAAAGTACAGTTATGTCCAAAGGAATTAGGATTTTCTTCTTCAAAAACTTATGATTTGGAAGTTTGGTTTCCATTTCAAAAAAAATATAGAGAAATATCTTCTTGTTCAAATATGATTGATTTTCAAGCAAGAAGAATGAAATCTAAATATAAAAGTAGTTCTAAAAAAACAAAAAAAAAGTTTCTTCATACTATAAACGGTTCTGCCTTAGCTCTAAGTAGAACACTAGGAGCAATAATAGAAAATTATCAATTAGAAAATGGTGCTATTGAAGTACCATTGGTACTACAAAACAAATATATGAATGGACTGAAAATAATTTCTTAA
- the trxB gene encoding thioredoxin-disulfide reductase, translating to MKSLKSRKLIIIGTGPAGYTAAIYAARANLKPTLITGIIPGGQLTKTENIENWPGDISSLTGSELMDRMKKHAIKFNSEIISDEILSVNFKIFPFKLTGEEYEYVAKSVIIATGASPKYLGINSEKKFLGKGISTCAICDGFFYKEKNIAIIGGGNTAIEEALYLSNIVSKIYLIHRKPFFTAEKILIARLNKKIQEKKIVPYMNYSVKKFIGNNKELTGIKIISEKNNDISKSINLSGVFICIGNTPNTNIFRKQLKMKNGYIKTNLSNFHGYKTQTSIEGIFAAGDVTDHIYRQAITSSASGCMAAIDAEKYLQISS from the coding sequence ATGAAATCATTAAAAAGTAGGAAACTTATTATTATAGGAACTGGACCAGCTGGGTATACAGCTGCGATATATGCAGCTAGAGCGAACCTTAAACCTACTTTAATTACCGGTATAATTCCGGGAGGACAATTAACAAAAACTGAAAATATTGAAAATTGGCCTGGTGATATTAGCTCTTTAACTGGATCAGAATTGATGGATCGAATGAAAAAACATGCTATAAAGTTTAACTCTGAAATTATATCTGATGAAATATTGAGTGTAAATTTCAAAATTTTTCCATTTAAATTAACTGGAGAAGAATACGAGTATGTTGCTAAATCAGTAATTATTGCAACTGGGGCATCTCCAAAATATCTAGGTATAAATTCTGAAAAAAAATTTCTCGGAAAAGGGATTTCAACATGTGCTATATGCGACGGTTTTTTTTATAAAGAAAAAAATATTGCAATTATAGGTGGAGGAAATACAGCAATAGAAGAAGCTTTATATTTATCAAATATAGTTTCTAAAATTTATTTAATCCATAGAAAACCATTTTTTACAGCAGAAAAAATTTTAATTGCCCGTTTAAATAAAAAAATTCAAGAAAAAAAAATTGTTCCTTATATGAATTATTCAGTTAAAAAATTCATAGGAAATAATAAAGAGTTAACAGGTATAAAAATAATTTCTGAAAAAAATAATGATATTTCTAAATCAATAAATCTTTCAGGAGTTTTTATTTGTATAGGAAATACTCCAAATACAAATATTTTTAGAAAACAACTAAAAATGAAAAATGGTTATATAAAAACTAATCTTTCGAATTTTCATGGATATAAAACTCAAACTAGCATAGAAGGAATTTTTGCTGCTGGAGATGTTACTGATCATATTTACAGACAAGCTATTACTTCATCGGCTAGCGGCTGTATGGCAGCTATCGATGCCGAAAAATATCTTCAAATATCCTCCTGA
- the infA gene encoding translation initiation factor IF-1: MPKEENIEMQGTVIDTLPNTMFRVKLENDHLITAHISGKMRKNYIRILTGDKVTVELTPYDLTKGRIIFRSR, encoded by the coding sequence ATGCCTAAAGAAGAAAATATAGAAATGCAGGGAACCGTTATAGACACACTTCCAAATACAATGTTTCGTGTAAAATTAGAAAACGATCATTTAATTACCGCACATATATCAGGAAAAATGAGAAAAAATTATATTCGCATCCTTACAGGAGATAAAGTAACAGTAGAGTTAACACCTTACGATCTTACTAAAGGAAGAATAATTTTTAGAAGCAGATAA
- the aspS gene encoding aspartate--tRNA ligase: MRTKYCGQIKLSDVNKYVRLCGWINKIRNLGNIIFIDMRDKEGIIQIVFNSEDKKTFQKSILLKQESCIQIFGVVKEREKKNKNLTLPTGEIEILVKKLKIFNHSKPLPLDSNYENNEEIRFKYRYLDLRNPKLFNNLKIRNNISMLIRNFMKKNNFLDIETPILSKSTPEGAKDYLIPSRIHKGKFYALPQSPQLFKQLLMISGFDKYYQIVKCFRDEDLRSDRQPEFTQIDIEMSFIKEKKIRKFIEKMICYLWKNIINVNIKKFPVLTYFQAVNEYGSDKPDLRNPLKIIDFSYIFKKNFSFFNLTKNNNKDYRIAGLHISNSFKISRKKIEDYERYLRKYNVKKLHLIKVKNILDKKNGFKGSINPIFSTNIINKLLNLIDIKNNDLLLIVADNRSIVNFSLGKLRTKIAENFDMINKNEWKPVWIIDFPMFKKDDLGNYHSVHHPFTAPKKYKIKDLKKDPENALSNSYDLVINGCEIGGGSIRINTKEMQKTIFNILKIPKKLQKKSFSFFLKALTYGTPPHGGIAIGLDRITMLLTKSKSIKDVIAFPKSTSASCLMTNSPNTIKNMELKELGIKKI, encoded by the coding sequence ATGAGAACAAAATATTGTGGGCAGATCAAATTATCTGATGTTAATAAATATGTACGATTATGCGGTTGGATAAATAAAATAAGAAATTTAGGAAATATTATCTTTATAGATATGAGAGATAAAGAAGGAATTATACAAATAGTTTTTAATTCAGAAGATAAAAAAACATTTCAAAAATCAATTTTATTAAAACAAGAATCTTGTATTCAAATTTTTGGAGTTGTTAAAGAAAGAGAAAAAAAAAATAAAAATTTAACTTTACCTACTGGGGAAATAGAAATATTAGTTAAAAAATTAAAAATTTTTAATCATTCTAAACCATTACCTCTAGATTCTAATTATGAAAACAACGAAGAGATAAGATTTAAATATCGTTATTTAGATTTAAGAAACCCAAAATTATTCAATAATCTAAAAATTAGAAATAATATTTCAATGTTAATTAGAAACTTTATGAAGAAAAACAATTTTTTAGATATTGAAACACCAATATTAAGCAAATCAACGCCAGAAGGGGCTAAAGATTATTTAATACCCAGTAGAATTCATAAAGGAAAGTTTTATGCTTTACCTCAATCTCCTCAACTATTTAAACAGTTATTAATGATATCTGGTTTTGATAAATATTATCAAATTGTTAAATGTTTTAGAGACGAAGATTTAAGGTCTGATAGACAACCTGAATTTACTCAAATTGATATTGAAATGTCATTTATTAAAGAAAAAAAAATTCGTAAATTTATAGAGAAAATGATTTGTTACTTATGGAAAAATATTATTAATGTAAATATAAAAAAGTTTCCTGTTCTTACTTATTTTCAAGCTGTTAATGAATACGGATCAGACAAACCTGACTTAAGAAATCCTCTTAAAATAATTGATTTTTCTTATATTTTTAAAAAAAATTTTTCTTTTTTTAATTTAACAAAAAATAATAACAAAGATTATCGTATAGCTGGTTTACATATTTCCAATAGTTTTAAAATAAGCAGAAAAAAAATAGAAGACTATGAAAGATATCTTAGAAAATATAATGTTAAAAAATTACATTTAATCAAAGTAAAAAATATACTTGATAAAAAAAATGGATTTAAAGGTTCAATAAATCCTATTTTTTCAACTAATATAATTAATAAATTATTAAATTTAATAGATATTAAAAATAATGATTTACTATTAATTGTCGCCGACAATAGGAGCATTGTTAATTTTTCATTAGGAAAACTGAGAACAAAAATAGCAGAAAATTTTGATATGATTAATAAGAATGAATGGAAACCTGTATGGATTATAGATTTTCCAATGTTTAAAAAAGATGATTTAGGAAATTATCATTCCGTTCATCATCCTTTTACTGCACCTAAGAAATATAAAATAAAAGATTTAAAAAAAGATCCAGAAAACGCTTTATCTAACTCCTATGATCTTGTTATTAATGGATGTGAAATTGGAGGAGGCTCTATTAGGATCAATACAAAAGAAATGCAAAAAACTATATTTAATATATTAAAAATTCCTAAAAAATTACAAAAAAAAAGTTTTAGTTTTTTTCTAAAAGCATTAACTTATGGAACCCCACCACATGGAGGAATAGCAATAGGACTAGATCGGATAACAATGCTTCTTACAAAAAGCAAGAGCATTAAAGATGTTATAGCATTTCCAAAAAGCACAAGTGCTTCCTGTTTAATGACAAATTCTCCTAATACCATTAAAAATATGGAATTAAAAGAACTAGGAATAAAAAAAATATAA
- the pyk gene encoding pyruvate kinase, with product MLKRTRRTKIVITLGPSTDNNQVLEKVILAGANMLRLNFSHGSTKDHILRAEKANFIIKKLGLYIPLLGDLQGPKIRISKFKKDKIFLSFDDSFILDANLEKNQGDSEKVGIDYYDLPLDLSPGDILLLDDGKIQLKVLKIVQRKIFTKVKIGGYLSNNKGINKLGGGLSAKALTEKDKYDIKIASKIGVDYLAISFPRSAKDLILAKKLAFDAGSNAKIIAKIERAEVVSDVKIMEDIITFSDVIMVARGDLGVEIGDPELVGVQKTLIRRARQLNKIVITATQMMESMVYNPTPTRAEVMDVANAVLDGSDAVMLSAETAAGKYPVETVIKMSKVCQGAEKIPSINVSRHRLNVLFDNIEEAVAMSAMYTANHLIGVSAIVTITESGKTALMTSRITSGLPIFALSRNIKTLKIVSLYRGVIPIYFNTEKTGLDVSNEAISLLCKKGFLEKNNLVIITQGDVLNKSGKTNMSRILKVK from the coding sequence ATGTTAAAAAGAACGAGAAGAACAAAAATAGTGATTACTTTAGGACCTTCCACAGATAATAACCAAGTATTAGAAAAAGTTATATTAGCTGGAGCTAACATGTTAAGGTTAAACTTTTCTCATGGAAGCACTAAAGATCATATATTAAGAGCTGAAAAAGCAAATTTTATAATTAAAAAACTTGGCTTATATATTCCATTATTAGGAGATTTACAAGGTCCTAAAATTAGAATTTCAAAGTTTAAAAAAGATAAGATATTTTTATCTTTTGATGATTCTTTTATTTTAGATGCTAATTTAGAAAAAAATCAAGGAGATTCTGAAAAAGTAGGAATAGATTATTATGATTTACCTTTAGATTTATCTCCAGGAGATATTTTATTATTAGATGATGGAAAAATTCAACTAAAAGTTTTAAAAATAGTTCAAAGAAAAATTTTTACTAAAGTAAAAATAGGAGGATATCTTTCTAATAATAAAGGAATTAATAAGTTAGGAGGGGGACTGTCAGCAAAAGCATTAACTGAAAAAGATAAATATGATATAAAAATAGCTTCAAAAATAGGAGTAGATTATTTAGCGATTTCTTTTCCAAGATCAGCAAAAGATTTAATCTTAGCTAAGAAATTAGCGTTTGATGCAGGAAGTAATGCAAAAATAATAGCAAAAATTGAAAGAGCAGAAGTAGTTTCTGATGTAAAAATTATGGAAGATATCATAACGTTTTCAGATGTTATTATGGTTGCAAGAGGAGATTTAGGTGTAGAAATAGGAGATCCAGAATTAGTTGGCGTTCAAAAAACATTAATTAGGCGTGCTCGGCAATTAAATAAAATTGTTATTACCGCGACTCAAATGATGGAATCAATGGTTTATAATCCCACTCCTACCCGTGCAGAAGTTATGGATGTTGCTAATGCAGTATTAGATGGAAGTGATGCAGTAATGTTATCGGCAGAAACAGCAGCAGGAAAATATCCTGTAGAAACTGTTATTAAAATGTCAAAAGTTTGTCAGGGAGCGGAAAAGATACCCAGTATTAATGTTTCAAGACATCGTCTTAATGTATTATTTGATAATATAGAAGAAGCTGTAGCTATGTCAGCTATGTATACTGCGAATCATTTAATAGGAGTCTCTGCTATAGTTACAATAACAGAATCTGGAAAAACAGCTTTAATGACATCTAGAATTACCTCGGGATTACCTATATTTGCTCTTTCTAGAAATATAAAAACATTAAAAATAGTTTCTTTGTATAGAGGGGTAATTCCTATATACTTTAATACTGAGAAAACAGGTTTAGATGTATCCAATGAAGCTATTTCCTTATTATGCAAAAAAGGTTTTTTAGAAAAAAATAATCTTGTGATTATAACACAAGGAGATGTACTTAATAAATCAGGAAAAACAAATATGAGTAGGATTCTTAAAGTAAAATAG
- the zwf gene encoding glucose-6-phosphate dehydrogenase, protein MYTNKTTQFYDLVIFGAKGDLTKRKLLPALYKLEKKKKIFKNTRIIGIGRANWNNSEYSKIVKENLLNFLDCSLDENIWKLFKSKLFFYNLDINNTSCFKQLKKILDTDSNITIYYFAMPPNTFEIICKGLGDSHLNNKNTRIVIEKPIGDSLKSAKIINKKISKYFKESQIFRIDHYLGKETTLNLLSLRFANSIFFNNWDNKVIDHVQITVSEKVGIEGRWKYFEKTGQMKDMVQNHLLQLLTIITMSPPNNLEANSIRDEKVKVLNSLRLINNNNVNINTVRGQYSSGIVQGVKVNSYLNEDGVKKNSRTETFVSIRTHIDNSRWEGVPFYLRTGKRLPIKCSKIVIFFKKTPINLFNNSFINIPENKLTIRLEPNEGIDLQIINKIPDLQSEYLLDKVKLNFDYIHTFPKNSLSDAYERLLLESMIGNQSLFVRHDEVEASWKWIDSITNSWSSTNQTPILYKAGTWGPGEISDMIINQDKRYWDNF, encoded by the coding sequence ATGTATACAAACAAAACAACTCAATTTTATGATTTAGTAATTTTTGGAGCAAAAGGAGATCTTACTAAAAGAAAATTATTACCTGCTTTATATAAATTAGAAAAAAAGAAAAAAATTTTTAAAAATACTAGAATTATTGGAATAGGAAGAGCTAATTGGAATAATTCAGAATATTCGAAAATTGTTAAAGAAAATTTATTAAATTTTTTAGATTGTTCTTTAGATGAAAATATTTGGAAATTATTTAAATCTAAGTTATTTTTTTATAATTTAGATATAAATAATACTTCTTGTTTTAAACAACTAAAAAAAATTTTAGATACTGATTCTAATATCACTATTTACTATTTTGCAATGCCACCTAATACATTTGAAATAATTTGCAAAGGATTAGGAGATTCCCATTTAAATAATAAAAATACTAGAATAGTTATAGAAAAACCTATAGGAGACTCTTTAAAAAGTGCAAAAATTATTAATAAAAAAATTAGTAAATATTTTAAAGAATCACAAATATTTAGAATAGATCATTATTTAGGTAAAGAAACAACATTAAATTTATTATCTTTAAGATTTGCTAATAGTATATTTTTTAATAATTGGGATAATAAAGTAATTGATCATGTTCAAATTACTGTTTCAGAAAAAGTGGGAATCGAAGGAAGATGGAAATATTTTGAAAAAACTGGACAAATGAAAGATATGGTTCAAAATCATTTATTACAGTTATTAACAATAATTACTATGTCTCCACCAAATAATTTAGAAGCAAATAGTATAAGAGATGAAAAAGTAAAAGTTTTAAATTCTTTACGTTTAATAAATAATAATAATGTAAATATCAATACAGTACGCGGTCAATATTCTTCTGGAATTGTTCAGGGAGTAAAAGTTAATTCTTATTTAAATGAAGATGGGGTTAAAAAAAATAGTAGAACAGAAACTTTTGTCTCTATTCGAACACATATTGATAATAGTAGATGGGAAGGGGTTCCTTTTTATTTAAGAACTGGAAAAAGATTACCAATAAAATGCTCTAAAATAGTAATTTTTTTTAAAAAAACTCCAATAAACCTCTTTAATAATTCTTTTATAAATATTCCAGAAAATAAATTAACAATTCGTTTAGAACCTAATGAAGGTATAGACTTGCAAATAATAAATAAAATTCCAGATTTACAATCTGAATATTTATTAGATAAAGTTAAACTAAATTTTGATTATATTCATACTTTTCCAAAAAATTCTTTATCAGATGCTTACGAAAGATTATTATTAGAAAGCATGATAGGAAATCAGTCATTATTTGTTCGTCATGATGAAGTTGAAGCATCTTGGAAATGGATTGATTCAATAACAAATTCATGGAGTTCTACTAACCAAACCCCTATTTTATATAAAGCTGGTACATGGGGACCTGGGGAAATTTCAGACATGATAATTAATCAAGACAAAAGATATTGGGATAACTTTTAA